In Bacillota bacterium, one genomic interval encodes:
- the trxA gene encoding thioredoxin, giving the protein MAMEFTEQNFDAEVLETDVPVLVDFWAPWCGPCKMMGPVIEELAQEFEGRAKVGKVNVDDNKALAERFGVMSIPTLIIFKNGQSVGQMVGAAAKNLLSKKLEQLI; this is encoded by the coding sequence ATGGCAATGGAATTTACAGAGCAAAATTTTGATGCTGAAGTATTGGAGACTGACGTACCGGTCCTGGTTGATTTTTGGGCACCATGGTGTGGGCCGTGTAAAATGATGGGTCCCGTGATAGAAGAATTAGCCCAGGAGTTTGAGGGCAGGGCCAAGGTTGGTAAAGTTAATGTGGACGACAATAAGGCTTTGGCAGAGCGTTTTGGTGTAATGAGTATTCCCACTTTGATAATATTTAAGAATGGCCAGTCAGTAGGCCAAATGGTCGGAGCAGCAGCTAAAAACCTGCTGTCTAAAAAGTTGGAACAACTTATATAA
- a CDS encoding type II secretion system F family protein, with the protein MLKAYGYRVRDRLGNPFSGIIEAQNKETVVSRLQNQGYYIIKVYPVLFQWNKLFRKQGVNKKDLAAFCRQLAAMISAGVPILACLAVLEYHVKSRRLSGITGNLIRSLEQGYPFSETLQQYPNVFPKIFIGMIKAGEQSGNLDHTLEQVALHFEKEYDLEERVKLAISYPLIVAVVSLIALLIIITFVFPPLVHMLNQQNTALPLATRVLLGINNFMAKYWYLVLTFTVLFYLTVVGMYRMTRGRILIDKTLLGLPLCGNFIKTICITRFCRTLSLLIRSGIPIIQAMDTAKGTVPNTVVAMAIDETRNNISRGLEVAEGLVQSQIFPPMVTQMVKVGEKTGELDKPLEQVASFYEKELHNALSRIISLAEPVLIIIVGGIIGFLVSSVYLPMVKVIETIYE; encoded by the coding sequence ATGCTCAAAGCTTACGGGTACCGGGTCCGTGATAGGCTGGGAAACCCCTTTAGCGGAATCATAGAAGCACAAAATAAAGAGACGGTAGTATCCCGACTGCAGAATCAGGGCTATTATATTATCAAGGTTTATCCTGTTCTGTTCCAATGGAATAAACTTTTTAGAAAGCAAGGAGTTAACAAGAAAGATCTTGCAGCATTTTGTAGACAGTTAGCGGCCATGATTAGCGCAGGTGTGCCTATCTTAGCCTGCCTGGCAGTGTTAGAGTACCATGTCAAAAGTAGACGATTGTCAGGCATTACCGGTAACTTAATTAGGTCTCTAGAGCAAGGATATCCCTTCTCCGAAACCCTGCAACAATATCCAAATGTATTCCCCAAAATTTTTATAGGGATGATTAAAGCCGGAGAACAGAGTGGTAATTTGGACCATACTCTGGAACAAGTGGCTTTACATTTTGAAAAAGAATACGACCTGGAAGAAAGAGTAAAGTTAGCCATTTCCTATCCACTTATTGTAGCGGTTGTTTCTTTAATAGCGTTATTGATCATAATAACTTTTGTTTTCCCTCCTTTGGTACATATGTTGAACCAACAAAATACCGCTTTACCATTAGCGACCAGAGTTTTACTGGGTATAAACAACTTCATGGCAAAATACTGGTATCTGGTTTTAACTTTTACCGTTTTATTTTATCTTACGGTTGTAGGCATGTATCGCATGACCAGGGGCAGGATATTGATCGATAAAACACTGCTTGGACTACCTCTCTGTGGTAACTTTATAAAAACCATATGCATCACTCGTTTTTGCCGCACTTTAAGTCTTTTAATCCGCAGTGGCATTCCTATCATCCAGGCCATGGATACTGCCAAAGGTACCGTCCCCAACACTGTTGTGGCTATGGCCATAGATGAAACCAGAAATAATATAAGCAGGGGCCTAGAAGTAGCCGAGGGTTTAGTTCAAAGCCAAATTTTCCCCCCTATGGTGACTCAAATGGTTAAAGTGGGGGAAAAGACAGGGGAACTAGATAAGCCCTTAGAACAAGTGGCCTCGTTTTATGAAAAAGAATTGCATAATGCACTCTCACGCATAATAAGCTTGGCCGAGCCGGTTTTAATTATCATCGTGGGGGGCATTATAGGTTTTCTTGTATCATCTGTATATTTGCCCATGGTAAAAGTAATCGAAACCATTTATGAATAA
- a CDS encoding shikimate dehydrogenase has protein sequence MTCQYIGPQTKVCALFGHPVKHSFSPPMHNAAFKHLGLNFIYAAFDIAPKNLEAALDAVRILDLAGVNLTIPHKENVVKYLDSLHRSAELSGAVNTVTNNKGLLTGYNTDGPGFIHSLWQDCSMDTTGKVAMLVGAGGAARAVGMELALSGVSELGIFNRRAQRAISLAKSIEQSTGVKTTVLPWPKEKHPAEEKELSRFFKHANLVVNCTPMGMKDSSSHLPPLPYHLTAPGQVAYDLVYNPRQTRFMEKFKQAGSVAVNGQGMLLYQGALAFELWTGENAPVDVMSKALHKCLE, from the coding sequence ATGACCTGCCAATACATAGGACCGCAAACAAAGGTTTGCGCACTTTTTGGTCACCCAGTAAAGCATTCCTTCTCACCTCCAATGCATAATGCCGCTTTTAAGCACCTGGGTTTAAATTTTATCTATGCAGCTTTTGATATTGCCCCTAAAAACCTGGAAGCAGCCCTGGATGCGGTGCGCATATTGGATTTAGCCGGGGTTAACTTAACTATCCCCCACAAAGAAAATGTGGTGAAGTATTTGGACTCTCTTCATCGGTCAGCAGAATTATCCGGTGCTGTAAACACTGTTACCAACAATAAAGGACTGTTAACCGGCTACAATACAGATGGTCCCGGTTTCATACACTCCCTGTGGCAGGACTGCTCCATGGATACCACCGGAAAAGTGGCCATGTTGGTAGGCGCAGGCGGTGCGGCTAGGGCCGTGGGCATGGAGTTAGCGTTGAGCGGAGTGTCAGAACTGGGTATTTTCAACCGTAGGGCCCAGCGAGCAATTTCACTGGCGAAAAGCATAGAACAGTCCACAGGTGTTAAAACAACTGTTCTTCCCTGGCCCAAAGAGAAACACCCTGCCGAGGAAAAGGAATTAAGTCGTTTCTTTAAGCATGCCAATCTAGTAGTTAACTGCACTCCCATGGGTATGAAGGATTCCTCCAGCCACCTTCCACCTCTTCCGTATCATTTGACGGCCCCCGGGCAGGTGGCCTATGATTTAGTTTATAACCCTAGGCAGACGCGTTTCATGGAAAAATTTAAGCAGGCCGGTTCTGTTGCTGTTAACGGACAGGGGATGCTCTTATACCAGGGTGCTTTGGCCTTCGAATTATGGACAGGGGAAAATGCCCCGGTAGACGTAATGAGCAAAGCTTTGCACAAATGCCTGGAATAA
- a CDS encoding molybdenum cofactor guanylyltransferase, translating into MQTTGIIMAGGKNSRMGRDKACLHVGTETILENTVNQLTKVVDNILVISNRPQSLSGSGLHIVPDIFPGCGPLGGIHAGLVHSTTDVNLVVACDMPFLHEKMLKYLVEHGARYDVVIPRLGNYLEPLTACYHKSCLQVIESHISERRLKITSFFPEVDVLYVERKKLTELAGTDYSFFNVNTPEDLEQARDIKKRLGLPAKG; encoded by the coding sequence ATGCAAACAACAGGTATAATCATGGCCGGAGGGAAAAACTCCCGCATGGGTAGAGATAAAGCTTGTCTGCATGTAGGGACGGAAACCATCCTGGAAAATACAGTAAACCAATTAACAAAAGTTGTGGATAATATTTTGGTTATCAGTAACCGCCCGCAGTCTTTATCCGGCTCGGGGCTTCATATTGTCCCTGATATTTTTCCGGGCTGTGGCCCTCTAGGCGGCATTCATGCAGGGCTTGTTCATTCCACCACAGATGTTAATTTAGTGGTTGCTTGTGATATGCCTTTTCTGCACGAAAAGATGCTCAAGTACCTCGTGGAGCATGGCGCGCGATACGATGTGGTGATACCCAGGCTGGGAAATTATTTAGAACCCCTAACTGCCTGTTATCACAAATCTTGCCTGCAGGTGATTGAAAGCCATATCAGTGAGCGCAGGTTGAAAATAACCTCCTTCTTTCCTGAAGTAGATGTATTATACGTGGAGCGTAAAAAACTGACTGAACTTGCAGGCACCGACTATAGTTTTTTTAATGTAAATACACCGGAGGATCTTGAGCAGGCAAGGGATATAAAGAAAAGATTAGGGTTGCCCGCTAAAGGCTGA
- a CDS encoding shikimate kinase yields MKNIVLIGFMGTGKTAIGRRLAGKLRREFIDTDAAIEELTGKSISEIFRRDGAIRFRSEEKLQVQRLADKSNMVISTGGGLVLDQENVTALRKNGVLICLTADPEVIYNRVKNKNNRPLLQKGSIKESVYRLMQEREENYNTAEFTVDTGKGSLSETVDKIMVYLRENNYI; encoded by the coding sequence GTGAAAAATATTGTACTCATCGGTTTCATGGGCACCGGTAAAACCGCCATTGGCAGGCGCCTGGCCGGTAAGCTTAGAAGAGAGTTCATAGACACCGATGCGGCCATAGAGGAACTTACGGGTAAGAGCATTTCGGAAATTTTTCGCCGGGACGGAGCTATCCGTTTTAGGTCCGAGGAAAAGCTGCAGGTGCAAAGACTGGCGGATAAGAGCAATATGGTGATATCCACCGGCGGTGGATTGGTACTGGATCAAGAGAATGTTACAGCACTCAGGAAAAACGGAGTATTAATTTGCCTTACCGCAGACCCGGAGGTTATTTATAACCGCGTTAAAAATAAAAACAATCGTCCTTTGCTCCAAAAGGGGAGTATTAAAGAATCTGTATACAGGCTCATGCAAGAACGGGAGGAAAACTATAATACCGCCGAGTTCACTGTGGATACCGGCAAAGGTTCACTTAGTGAGACGGTAGATAAAATAATGGTTTATTTAAGGGAGAATAATTATATCTAA
- a CDS encoding glutaredoxin family protein — protein sequence MVDQEITVYTTSTUPHCRTVKEFLSQKGVDFAEHDVATDEDARNEMMQKTGRMAVPTIVVGDKTVVGFDKEELERLVH from the coding sequence ATTGTGGATCAGGAAATTACTGTCTATACCACTTCCACATGACCACATTGTCGTACTGTGAAAGAGTTTCTTTCACAAAAGGGTGTAGATTTTGCGGAGCACGATGTAGCAACGGATGAAGATGCAAGGAATGAAATGATGCAAAAGACTGGCAGGATGGCAGTTCCCACCATAGTGGTGGGGGATAAAACGGTAGTGGGTTTTGACAAAGAAGAATTGGAGAGACTGGTTCATTAG
- a CDS encoding prepilin-type N-terminal cleavage/methylation domain-containing protein: protein MLKSSSGFTLIEILLSLSLLGLFLVTILSIYQINVLTLGNELELMEMQDSLSVALNRMSREVRQAKELHPDSNASSIKIISFDTETIEYSLEGNTLYRKKGHAVKQPVADKVHTLGFLYGPQGLVEIKVTGKNHGSKEISYTTSVRMRSQIFGF from the coding sequence ATGCTAAAAAGTAGTTCCGGGTTTACTTTGATTGAAATATTACTGTCCTTGTCACTTTTGGGGTTGTTTTTGGTGACCATCTTAAGCATTTATCAGATCAATGTACTTACTTTGGGTAATGAGCTTGAGCTAATGGAGATGCAGGATAGTTTATCTGTTGCTCTAAACCGTATGTCGCGAGAAGTCAGGCAGGCAAAAGAATTACACCCCGACAGTAATGCAAGCAGTATCAAAATTATTAGTTTTGATACTGAGACAATTGAGTATTCCCTGGAAGGAAATACTCTGTATCGCAAAAAGGGACATGCCGTAAAACAGCCCGTTGCTGATAAGGTGCATACTCTGGGGTTTTTGTATGGTCCTCAAGGTCTGGTAGAGATAAAAGTGACCGGGAAAAACCATGGTTCTAAAGAAATTTCGTACACTACCAGCGTCAGAATGAGATCTCAAATATTTGGTTTTTAG
- a CDS encoding type II/IV secretion system protein, translated as MQKGLIDEQDLQKALQIQKATNERLGKTLIYMGLVSDKDITNILEFKLNVKRTKVSIEPDSALISILPENLINRHNVMPVKKEGNKLTVAMAGSLNLTAMDDIRLVTGNEVVPLIVPEEVLEQGLKKYFGAAHVEKSLQDFEVLESETLQVDRTEENLFNEAPIVRLVNSIIVDALKDGASDIHIEPRDKGARVRYRVDGILQEVIGNLTPRSQSAITSRIKILADLNIAEKRIPQDGRIKIRYNEHNIDLRISTMPTIFGEKVVIRILDQENGVFTLDQLGLDESQLQHIRSIINRSHGMVLLTGPTGSGKTTTLYAALNELNSSEKNIITIEDPVEYILQGINQIQVNAKAGLSFATGLRSVVRQDPDIIMVGEIRDFETAAIATQAASTGHLVLSTLHTTDVSGALLRLIEMGVEPFRVASSVLAVAAQRLVRKICPMCRKSYTVSAKDPEFLFCELIDHQEIQLFAGSGCEYCNYTGYRGRTSLQEVLIITNKIRTSLITMATTDRIKEDAATQGMVTLKEDGLRKAFNGTTTVREVMKVVPN; from the coding sequence ATGCAAAAAGGCCTAATAGATGAACAGGACTTGCAGAAGGCATTGCAAATTCAAAAGGCTACTAATGAAAGGCTAGGAAAAACGTTAATTTATATGGGCCTTGTTTCGGACAAAGACATTACCAATATACTGGAATTTAAATTGAACGTTAAAAGGACCAAAGTTAGCATTGAACCTGATAGTGCCTTAATCTCAATTCTACCGGAAAACTTAATCAACAGACATAATGTGATGCCTGTAAAAAAAGAAGGGAATAAACTTACCGTTGCTATGGCAGGCTCTTTAAATTTAACTGCCATGGATGATATTCGTCTGGTTACCGGAAATGAAGTAGTCCCTTTAATTGTGCCAGAGGAAGTATTAGAGCAAGGGTTGAAAAAGTATTTTGGGGCGGCACACGTTGAAAAGAGCCTGCAGGATTTTGAAGTTCTGGAATCTGAGACACTGCAAGTTGACCGTACGGAAGAGAACCTTTTTAATGAAGCACCTATAGTTCGTTTAGTTAATTCAATAATTGTGGATGCCCTAAAAGACGGAGCTAGTGACATTCATATTGAACCCCGCGATAAGGGAGCACGCGTTAGATACCGTGTTGACGGAATTCTACAAGAGGTAATAGGCAATCTGACACCACGCTCCCAATCTGCAATAACATCACGCATTAAAATCCTGGCAGACCTTAATATTGCCGAAAAAAGAATACCTCAAGACGGGAGAATTAAGATTAGGTACAACGAACATAATATTGACCTGAGAATTTCCACTATGCCAACTATTTTTGGGGAAAAAGTGGTCATACGGATCCTTGATCAAGAGAATGGGGTCTTTACTTTGGACCAACTTGGCCTGGATGAAAGCCAACTACAACATATAAGAAGTATTATCAATCGTTCTCACGGCATGGTGCTTTTGACCGGGCCCACCGGGAGTGGTAAAACAACCACACTTTATGCCGCACTTAACGAACTTAATAGTTCCGAAAAAAACATTATTACCATTGAAGACCCGGTAGAGTATATTTTACAAGGCATTAATCAAATACAGGTCAATGCCAAGGCAGGACTAAGTTTTGCGACCGGCCTGCGTTCTGTTGTAAGACAAGACCCTGATATCATTATGGTAGGTGAAATCAGAGATTTTGAAACGGCGGCAATCGCTACCCAGGCAGCTTCCACGGGTCATTTGGTTCTTTCCACATTACATACTACTGATGTCTCAGGTGCCCTACTCCGACTAATTGAAATGGGGGTCGAACCATTTCGAGTGGCATCTTCTGTGTTAGCAGTTGCTGCTCAGCGCCTGGTAAGAAAAATCTGTCCCATGTGCCGTAAAAGCTATACCGTTTCAGCTAAGGATCCCGAGTTCTTATTCTGTGAACTAATTGATCATCAAGAAATACAATTATTTGCCGGTTCCGGGTGCGAGTATTGCAATTATACCGGCTATCGAGGACGAACGAGCTTACAGGAAGTATTGATTATTACCAATAAGATTAGGACTAGCCTGATAACCATGGCAACCACCGATAGAATAAAAGAGGATGCCGCTACTCAGGGCATGGTTACTTTGAAAGAAGATGGATTGCGGAAAGCTTTTAACGGTACTACCACTGTAAGAGAAGTAATGAAGGTTGTGCCAAATTAG
- a CDS encoding 3-dehydroquinate synthase — protein MNQVNINLGRRSYKILIGRGLLERCGEYLSHLFSGRKTLLVTNPKVNHLYGGVIIKSLQEFGFKVTVAEVPDGEEYKSLQQAERLYDTAFSAGLDRHCPVLALGGGVIGDLAGFVASTYMRGVGFVQVPTTLLAQVDSSVGGKVAVNHPRGKNIIGAFYQPSIVLSDTDTLPSLEDREVRSGISEVIKYGIIGDAQFFSWLEENIESLLELTPGAVANAIMQSCLNKSRVVEADETEQGTRAVLNLGHTVGHALEAITEYKIYRHGEAVAVGMVAAARLAEELSILETEQRKKIEAILIRAGLPTKIPQQTNMDSFINMMYKDKKVTSGDLVFILPENIGSVRIYKNPTENSLINILDGMKGR, from the coding sequence ATGAACCAGGTTAACATTAATCTAGGAAGGCGCAGCTATAAAATTCTAATAGGCAGGGGACTTCTGGAACGATGTGGTGAATATCTTAGCCACCTCTTCTCAGGTAGAAAAACGCTTTTGGTAACCAATCCCAAGGTTAACCACCTTTATGGTGGTGTAATCATAAAAAGCCTGCAGGAGTTCGGGTTTAAAGTTACGGTAGCGGAAGTTCCGGACGGAGAAGAATACAAAAGTTTACAGCAGGCTGAGAGGCTTTATGATACTGCTTTCTCAGCCGGTTTGGACCGGCATTGCCCGGTACTGGCTCTGGGTGGAGGAGTGATAGGTGACCTGGCCGGTTTCGTCGCCTCCACTTACATGCGTGGGGTTGGGTTTGTGCAGGTGCCAACAACACTATTAGCCCAAGTGGATAGCAGTGTAGGGGGAAAAGTGGCGGTAAACCATCCCCGGGGAAAGAATATAATCGGTGCCTTTTACCAGCCATCTATTGTTCTTTCCGATACCGATACCTTGCCATCCCTGGAAGACCGTGAGGTGCGGTCCGGTATTTCTGAGGTGATAAAATATGGCATTATAGGCGACGCGCAATTCTTTTCCTGGCTGGAGGAAAATATAGAATCCTTACTGGAACTGACCCCCGGTGCTGTAGCAAACGCCATCATGCAATCGTGCCTGAACAAGTCACGGGTGGTGGAAGCAGACGAAACAGAACAGGGAACCAGGGCCGTTCTTAACCTTGGACATACAGTGGGACATGCATTGGAGGCCATTACCGAATACAAGATTTACCGGCACGGTGAGGCCGTTGCCGTGGGAATGGTTGCTGCTGCCCGGCTGGCAGAGGAATTATCTATTCTGGAAACAGAACAAAGAAAAAAAATTGAGGCTATTTTAATACGCGCCGGTTTACCCACCAAGATTCCACAACAGACAAACATGGATAGTTTTATAAATATGATGTATAAAGACAAAAAAGTTACCTCAGGAGATCTTGTATTTATTCTCCCGGAGAACATTGGTAGTGTGCGCATCTACAAGAATCCCACGGAAAACAGTTTGATAAATATCTTAGATGGTATGAAAGGGCGATAA
- a CDS encoding type II secretion system protein, whose protein sequence is MVVPFKMNVQTSKWRFKMVKLQAGYTLLEIMLVIALIGIMLSVTFINLQRPLAHHKLHVSARRMLWEIRTMQASALTEESSGYKMQFLVDPSRNIDIDRYYIMAGINIIKVLELPVGINLYETNFESNRIYVNCSGYPAYGFGGTIQIANKFEEKLYVVIGKTGRVRIDNKPPSSYY, encoded by the coding sequence ATGGTTGTACCTTTTAAAATGAATGTTCAAACAAGTAAGTGGCGTTTTAAAATGGTAAAACTGCAAGCCGGTTATACATTATTGGAGATTATGCTAGTCATTGCCCTTATTGGCATTATGCTTTCCGTTACATTTATAAATCTGCAAAGACCCCTTGCCCATCATAAACTACATGTATCGGCGCGGCGAATGCTATGGGAAATTAGGACCATGCAAGCTAGTGCATTGACAGAAGAGAGCTCCGGGTATAAGATGCAATTTCTTGTTGACCCCAGTAGAAATATTGACATTGATCGTTATTATATCATGGCAGGAATCAATATCATAAAAGTGTTAGAATTACCCGTGGGGATAAATTTGTATGAAACGAATTTTGAGTCCAACAGAATATATGTAAACTGTTCCGGATACCCGGCGTATGGCTTTGGCGGTACTATTCAAATTGCAAATAAATTTGAAGAAAAACTTTACGTGGTGATAGGTAAAACGGGGCGTGTGCGCATAGATAATAAACCGCCCTCAAGCTATTATTAA
- a CDS encoding zinc ribbon domain-containing protein, with the protein MPVYDYQCKQCGQRFSQMVSMENRKNVSCPECKSKEVKQLITGCAINTGGCGSPSVPAGGG; encoded by the coding sequence ATGCCTGTCTATGATTATCAATGCAAACAATGCGGTCAGCGTTTTTCCCAAATGGTGAGCATGGAGAACAGAAAAAATGTATCCTGCCCTGAATGTAAATCAAAGGAAGTAAAACAGCTGATTACCGGTTGTGCAATCAATACGGGCGGCTGCGGTAGCCCGTCAGTACCTGCCGGCGGAGGCTGA
- a CDS encoding 4Fe-4S dicluster domain-containing protein: MPAIIIEKLCVGCGQCVNACPNGAISITVKRAVVDPLKCDDCEDCVFTCINGAIAAGE, from the coding sequence ATGCCGGCAATTATTATTGAAAAGCTTTGTGTTGGCTGCGGACAGTGTGTCAATGCATGCCCCAACGGAGCTATTTCCATTACCGTAAAGCGTGCAGTAGTGGATCCCCTAAAATGTGACGACTGTGAGGACTGTGTCTTTACATGTATTAACGGGGCCATAGCCGCAGGAGAATGA
- a CDS encoding prepilin peptidase, whose amino-acid sequence MEIILYISSFALGTVIGSFLNVCIGRIPVGESIINPPSHCPYCNNRLAARDLVPVFSYLWLKGRCRYCFEPVSRQYLVVEILTGLLFLVASWRFGLSIETLVAMVFFSLLVSVSTIDIHHKIIPDGIILTGVILGIPLNFYTLDMFTNGLLGFLTGGGLLLLVAIVSRGGMGGGDIKLAAMAGIYLGWQNVLLMLFLAFLFGSVVGVITVWKQKKTLKEAIPFGPFLALGAVIAFLWGNEIIFWYLHIFS is encoded by the coding sequence ATGGAAATCATACTATATATCAGTTCATTTGCTTTGGGTACTGTAATCGGCAGTTTTCTAAATGTATGCATTGGCCGTATTCCGGTAGGTGAATCTATCATTAACCCTCCTTCGCACTGTCCTTACTGTAATAACAGGCTTGCCGCCCGGGACCTAGTTCCGGTTTTCAGCTATCTATGGCTTAAAGGTAGGTGCCGGTATTGCTTTGAGCCGGTATCCAGGCAGTATCTTGTGGTGGAAATTCTGACCGGCTTGCTCTTTTTGGTGGCTAGCTGGCGTTTTGGGCTTTCCATCGAAACTCTTGTGGCGATGGTTTTCTTTTCCCTCCTTGTCTCCGTTTCCACTATTGATATCCATCACAAAATTATTCCCGACGGTATTATCTTGACCGGTGTAATACTGGGCATCCCCCTTAACTTTTATACCCTGGACATGTTTACTAACGGCCTGCTTGGCTTTCTCACCGGGGGTGGCTTATTGCTGCTGGTAGCCATAGTCTCTCGCGGAGGTATGGGCGGGGGGGATATTAAGCTGGCCGCCATGGCCGGTATCTACCTTGGCTGGCAAAACGTATTGCTGATGCTTTTCCTGGCCTTTTTGTTTGGATCAGTGGTAGGTGTGATCACCGTTTGGAAGCAAAAGAAAACCCTTAAAGAAGCCATTCCTTTTGGCCCCTTTTTGGCCCTGGGAGCGGTAATTGCTTTTTTGTGGGGCAATGAAATAATCTTTTGGTATCTGCACATATTTAGCTGA
- a CDS encoding YqeG family HAD IIIA-type phosphatase: protein MYSLLYPDMFISSLFHLEPQILLQRGIKHILFDLDNTIVPRDKPNIEQAVEDWLKKLCNLGFSIAIVSNNGPERVNSLAGPLHIPTVTRAVKPMKRAFKNGLTLLDGKPENTAILGDQIFTDILGGNRLGLFTILVVPLEGKEFWATSLLNRRLEKMVVKKIERRTAGKAGCFLLK, encoded by the coding sequence TTGTACAGCTTACTTTACCCTGACATGTTTATATCTTCCCTCTTTCACCTCGAGCCCCAAATATTACTGCAAAGAGGTATTAAGCATATTTTGTTTGATCTGGACAATACCATTGTTCCACGAGACAAGCCAAATATCGAGCAGGCAGTTGAAGACTGGCTTAAAAAATTATGCAATTTGGGCTTTTCAATAGCTATTGTGTCAAATAACGGCCCGGAAAGAGTGAACTCCCTGGCCGGCCCTTTACATATTCCTACCGTCACTAGAGCGGTAAAGCCCATGAAAAGGGCATTTAAGAACGGTCTGACCCTTCTTGATGGTAAACCTGAAAATACAGCCATCCTGGGGGACCAAATATTTACCGATATCCTAGGCGGAAATCGCCTTGGCCTTTTTACCATTCTGGTAGTACCCCTGGAAGGTAAGGAATTTTGGGCAACCAGCCTTTTAAATCGGCGTTTGGAAAAAATGGTTGTGAAGAAAATTGAACGAAGAACTGCTGGAAAAGCCGGCTGTTTTTTACTCAAGTGA
- the aroC gene encoding chorismate synthase, giving the protein MRFLTAGESHGPVLTAIIEGLPAGLPVTEQYINTELARRQGGYGRGGRMQIERDRVTILSGVRGGYTLGSPVTLQVENRDWKNWQHIMGSGTDADLTGRRVSRPRPGHADLAGGIKYRQRDMRNILERSSARETAVRVAVGTIARRLLEELGITVMGAVVRIGSVETKWPDLEVRKIKDILAASQVLCPDPASEVLMKEEIDRTRESGDSLGGIFEIHTYGLPAGLGSHVHWDRKLDGLLAGALMGIQAIKGVEVGAGFNAATLPGSLVHDEIFYGTEKGFYRETNRAGGIEGGISNGEAIVVRAAMKPIPTLYKPLSSVDIETKEPFQASVERSDVCAVPAACVVGEAVTAQVLASICLEKFGGDHLEEIRERVTSHRNYQIEF; this is encoded by the coding sequence ATGCGCTTTCTCACGGCCGGTGAATCGCACGGCCCGGTTTTAACTGCGATAATAGAAGGGCTTCCAGCCGGATTACCGGTTACCGAACAATACATAAATACTGAACTGGCCAGGCGTCAGGGAGGCTATGGCCGCGGCGGGCGAATGCAAATAGAAAGGGACCGGGTAACAATACTTTCCGGAGTAAGAGGGGGCTATACATTGGGCAGCCCGGTGACACTGCAGGTGGAAAACCGGGACTGGAAAAACTGGCAGCATATTATGGGGTCCGGTACTGATGCGGACCTCACCGGCCGCAGGGTTAGCCGCCCCAGACCGGGGCATGCGGATCTGGCCGGAGGAATAAAATACCGGCAGCGAGACATGCGAAATATTTTAGAACGCTCCAGTGCCCGGGAAACCGCTGTACGTGTGGCTGTTGGTACCATTGCCCGCCGCCTTTTAGAAGAACTTGGCATTACTGTTATGGGGGCAGTGGTGCGCATTGGAAGTGTGGAAACAAAATGGCCTGATCTTGAGGTACGTAAAATCAAAGATATTTTGGCCGCATCCCAGGTATTATGTCCTGATCCCGCATCTGAGGTGCTAATGAAAGAGGAAATTGACCGTACCCGGGAGTCCGGGGATTCTCTGGGCGGAATCTTTGAAATTCATACCTATGGGCTGCCGGCCGGTCTGGGAAGCCATGTTCACTGGGACCGTAAGCTTGACGGGCTTTTGGCCGGGGCGCTTATGGGTATTCAAGCTATTAAGGGTGTGGAGGTCGGCGCAGGTTTTAATGCCGCTACCCTGCCCGGTTCTCTTGTGCACGACGAAATCTTTTATGGAACAGAGAAGGGCTTTTACCGGGAAACCAATCGAGCCGGGGGCATAGAGGGCGGTATTTCCAACGGTGAGGCTATAGTTGTACGCGCCGCCATGAAACCCATCCCAACATTGTATAAACCGCTTAGTAGCGTAGATATAGAGACGAAGGAGCCATTCCAGGCGTCCGTTGAGCGCTCCGATGTTTGTGCCGTTCCCGCCGCCTGTGTGGTGGGTGAGGCCGTTACTGCTCAGGTGTTGGCATCAATATGCTTGGAAAAATTCGGAGGAGATCATTTAGAAGAGATAAGAGAAAGAGTAACCAGCCACAGGAATTACCAGATCGAGTTTTAA